In Microbacterium lushaniae, the following are encoded in one genomic region:
- a CDS encoding urea transporter, giving the protein MSTEEKTARSAGAQYGLGMLHGPSQIYFQQNVITGLLVLAAFFVADWRMGILALIGAAGGILGGRLVGFTLADVAAGMQSFCGTLVGAAVFAALGGDAWWSYVLAFVGGVATGPVTWLVNALFTKTPLKRYDLPFTTAPFVIVATIIALSTLRLAVDAAPSDLPDEPVLAFLCSLLTNVSQVVLVDNVIAGGLILVGLFVASWKVGIAALLGSVLGSLTAIVLGESWSELANGLANYSGVLTAIALTVTFLKSSTASWIYALPWIVITAVVTLGMHRAGWETYTWPYILTTWVALIVAYYVRGLRRT; this is encoded by the coding sequence ATGTCGACGGAAGAGAAGACCGCGCGCAGCGCGGGGGCGCAGTACGGCCTGGGAATGCTCCACGGGCCGTCGCAGATCTATTTCCAGCAGAACGTCATCACGGGCCTGCTCGTGCTCGCCGCGTTCTTCGTCGCCGACTGGCGCATGGGCATCCTGGCCCTCATCGGCGCCGCGGGCGGGATCCTGGGCGGGCGGCTGGTCGGCTTCACCCTCGCCGACGTCGCGGCCGGGATGCAGTCCTTCTGCGGGACGCTCGTGGGGGCCGCCGTCTTCGCCGCACTGGGCGGCGACGCCTGGTGGTCGTACGTCCTGGCCTTCGTCGGCGGGGTCGCGACGGGGCCCGTCACATGGCTCGTCAACGCACTGTTCACCAAGACGCCGCTCAAGCGGTACGACCTGCCGTTCACGACCGCGCCCTTCGTGATCGTCGCGACGATCATCGCGCTGTCGACGCTGCGGCTCGCCGTCGACGCGGCCCCGTCGGACCTTCCCGATGAGCCCGTGCTGGCCTTCCTGTGCTCGCTGCTGACCAACGTCTCTCAGGTGGTCCTCGTCGACAACGTCATCGCGGGCGGGCTGATCCTGGTCGGCCTGTTCGTCGCGAGCTGGAAGGTGGGCATCGCGGCCCTCCTGGGCAGCGTGCTCGGCTCTCTCACCGCGATCGTCCTCGGCGAGTCATGGAGCGAGCTCGCGAACGGCCTGGCCAACTACTCCGGTGTGCTGACGGCCATCGCGCTCACGGTGACGTTCCTGAAGAGCTCGACGGCGTCGTGGATCTACGCGCTGCCGTGGATCGTCATCACCGCGGTGGTCACTCTCGGCATGCATCGTGCGGGCTGGGAGACCTACACGTGGCCGTACATCCTCACGACGTGGGTCGCCCTCATCGTGGCGTACTACGTGCGCGGCCTGCGCCGCACGTGA
- a CDS encoding urease accessory protein UreD, which translates to MTIPAVGGDVDVERHDPGVVPLHGGPRLQPAHFEPAHVPVEVARYGTAAHTLPVGSPGKVGILELGFALRGPEGARRTELVHHFQKSPLQIMRPLYYNLARPDMPYTYILTTGGGILHNDRQRMDLTFGPDTSAFVTTQAHTKIYRMESGYATSLINLDLADGAYVEFLPDPVIPYAQSRFYQRLHADVHPGATLIAAETVYAGRMTRGEHHAYAAYATDFELWRPGPEPAPLAIDRVRLVPHDGYVGGAAVLGGRDIVASLYVVTPRLPAREVADVLQDSVAAVVEASDDDAARFGVSVLPGDAGAWMRFVGDDTITSLAVQKAAAAAVHEAITGSPAPPIRK; encoded by the coding sequence GTGACGATCCCCGCGGTGGGCGGCGACGTGGACGTGGAGCGTCACGATCCGGGCGTCGTCCCCCTCCACGGCGGGCCGCGGCTGCAGCCCGCGCACTTCGAGCCGGCGCACGTGCCGGTCGAGGTCGCCCGGTACGGCACGGCGGCGCACACCTTGCCGGTCGGAAGCCCCGGCAAGGTGGGGATCCTCGAACTCGGTTTCGCGCTGCGCGGACCCGAGGGTGCTCGCCGCACCGAACTCGTGCACCACTTCCAGAAGTCGCCGCTGCAGATCATGCGGCCGCTGTACTACAACCTCGCCAGACCCGACATGCCGTACACGTACATCCTTACCACCGGGGGAGGCATCCTCCACAACGACCGGCAGCGCATGGATCTCACCTTCGGGCCCGACACGTCGGCGTTCGTCACGACGCAGGCGCACACGAAGATCTACCGGATGGAGTCGGGGTACGCCACCTCGCTCATCAACCTCGACCTCGCCGACGGCGCGTACGTCGAGTTCCTCCCCGACCCCGTCATCCCCTACGCCCAGTCGCGCTTCTACCAGCGGCTGCATGCCGACGTGCATCCCGGGGCCACGCTCATCGCGGCGGAGACCGTCTACGCCGGGCGCATGACCCGCGGCGAGCACCACGCCTACGCCGCGTATGCGACCGACTTCGAGCTGTGGCGCCCGGGTCCGGAGCCGGCACCTCTCGCGATCGACCGCGTGCGCCTGGTGCCGCACGACGGGTATGTCGGCGGCGCCGCCGTGCTCGGCGGCCGTGACATCGTGGCGTCGCTGTACGTGGTCACGCCGCGCCTGCCCGCCCGCGAGGTGGCCGACGTGCTGCAGGACAGCGTCGCTGCCGTGGTCGAGGCATCCGATGACGACGCCGCCCGGTTCGGGGTCAGCGTGCTCCCGGGCGACGCGGGAGCGTGGATGCGCTTCGTCGGTGACGACACGATCACCTCTCTGGCCGTGCAGAAGGCGGCGGCGGCCGCCGTGCACGAGGCCATCACCGGGTCGCCGGCGCCGCCGATCCGCAAATAG
- the ureG gene encoding urease accessory protein UreG: MSENVLRVGIGGPVGSGKTALTEALVPIFIAAGRVPGVITNDIYTQEDAHHVRRELAGVLDPDRVVGVETGACPHTAVRDDPTMNLAAGDEMLERFPDIDTLLYESGGDNLTLTFSPSLADVFVFVLDTSEGEKMPRKRGPGITESDILVINKIDIAQYVRTDLSVMERDAHAVRGGKPVVLTNSLDGTGVQELFDTILATWRARQGELVS, translated from the coding sequence ATGAGCGAGAACGTGCTTCGCGTCGGTATCGGCGGCCCCGTAGGGTCGGGCAAGACCGCCCTCACTGAGGCGCTCGTGCCCATCTTCATCGCCGCGGGCCGCGTGCCCGGGGTCATCACGAACGACATCTACACACAGGAGGACGCGCACCACGTGCGCCGCGAGCTGGCCGGCGTGCTCGACCCCGACCGCGTCGTCGGAGTCGAGACGGGGGCCTGCCCGCACACGGCGGTGCGTGACGATCCCACCATGAACCTGGCGGCCGGCGACGAGATGCTCGAGCGCTTCCCCGACATCGACACGCTGCTGTACGAGTCGGGAGGCGACAACCTCACGCTGACCTTCTCGCCGTCGCTGGCCGACGTGTTCGTCTTCGTCCTGGACACCTCCGAAGGCGAGAAGATGCCCCGCAAGCGCGGCCCCGGCATCACCGAGAGCGACATCCTCGTCATCAACAAGATCGACATCGCGCAGTACGTCCGCACCGATCTGTCGGTCATGGAGCGCGACGCCCATGCGGTGCGCGGCGGCAAGCCGGTCGTCCTGACGAACTCGCTCGACGGCACCGGCGTGCAGGAGCTTTTCGACACGATCCTGGCCACGTGGCGGGCGCGCCAGGGCGAGCTGGTGTCGTGA
- a CDS encoding urease accessory protein UreF codes for MTSTASAVATRLVSLQLTDSAFPSGFYTMSHGLEGFHQAGQVDRESLEGLLEDLLVASVGPGDATALARAHGSASRGDWDAVASIDRILFASKLNAELRMASVRSGRQLADVASEIFEGTPGADDIAVWAARVRAKQTPGCQPVATAVCYAATGVPVAEAVASDLFAFAASFAFAALRLRLADHRSAQVLLRRIQPVIEVVTEDALARPVDDIGGFTPVGDIMSAGHERAEARLFAS; via the coding sequence ATGACGAGCACGGCTTCGGCGGTGGCGACGCGGCTGGTCAGCCTCCAGCTCACGGACTCGGCGTTCCCCAGCGGCTTCTATACGATGTCGCACGGTCTGGAGGGGTTCCATCAGGCCGGACAGGTCGACCGGGAGAGTCTGGAAGGGCTGCTCGAGGACCTCCTTGTCGCCTCGGTCGGGCCGGGCGACGCCACGGCGCTGGCACGTGCGCACGGCAGCGCATCGCGCGGTGACTGGGATGCGGTCGCCTCCATCGACCGCATCCTGTTCGCCTCGAAGCTCAACGCCGAACTGCGCATGGCCAGCGTCCGCAGCGGCCGGCAGCTCGCCGACGTGGCGAGCGAGATCTTCGAGGGGACTCCCGGCGCAGACGACATCGCCGTGTGGGCGGCCCGGGTGCGGGCGAAGCAGACGCCGGGCTGCCAGCCGGTGGCGACGGCGGTCTGCTACGCCGCGACCGGGGTGCCGGTGGCGGAGGCGGTCGCGTCCGACCTGTTCGCATTCGCGGCGAGCTTCGCCTTCGCCGCCCTGCGTCTGCGCCTGGCCGACCACCGCAGCGCACAAGTGCTGCTGCGCCGCATCCAGCCGGTCATCGAAGTCGTCACCGAGGACGCACTCGCGCGCCCCGTCGACGACATCGGCGGATTCACGCCGGTCGGCGACATCATGTCGGCCGGGCACGAGCGGGCCGAAGCGCGCCTGTTCGCGAGTTGA
- a CDS encoding urease subunit beta, with amino-acid sequence MHNRRPTYHHGPDEIEINAGRPTVTVNVTNTGDRPVQIGSHFHFFEVNSAMLFPREKAWGMHLDIPAGTGVRFEPGETKQVPLVAYAGARVVIGFNGLVNGGLDAPQTKVDAMRRLRERGFADGEPDSTAGKPAAGEASKSEGKAGNTAAPAKKKGSK; translated from the coding sequence ATGCACAACAGACGGCCCACCTACCACCACGGACCGGACGAGATCGAGATCAACGCGGGCCGTCCCACCGTGACGGTCAACGTCACCAACACCGGGGACCGCCCCGTGCAGATCGGATCGCACTTCCACTTCTTCGAGGTCAACTCCGCGATGCTCTTCCCGCGCGAGAAGGCGTGGGGCATGCACCTGGACATCCCGGCCGGCACCGGCGTGCGCTTCGAGCCGGGCGAGACCAAGCAGGTACCGCTCGTGGCCTACGCCGGTGCGCGCGTCGTGATCGGGTTCAACGGACTCGTCAACGGCGGCCTCGACGCCCCGCAGACCAAGGTCGACGCGATGCGCCGGCTGCGCGAGCGCGGGTTCGCCGACGGCGAGCCGGACAGCACGGCGGGCAAGCCCGCCGCCGGAGAAGCGAGCAAGTCGGAGGGCAAAGCCGGCAACACCGCCGCGCCTGCCAAGAAGAAGGGAAGCAAGTAA